The Sesamum indicum cultivar Zhongzhi No. 13 linkage group LG2, S_indicum_v1.0, whole genome shotgun sequence genome contains a region encoding:
- the LOC105155820 gene encoding calmodulin-interacting protein 111 isoform X1, producing MPSKKKNSKTPSRPPSIAHQDTDFSSSSLVSSSTPTHQHLSSSLHEAASPKFPALISGTAFIGLVVDDAIPESRGCKIWLSESAMLSSSIPPGSLVSVSLSSLGKVRSGFPLSTLSDECARHFGFDLADTLADEAGNFFALATVFPSCKVLKNGVRLSSNLSYTLGCPSSGRVIFVHPVNYYPSSENGNVKRCGLGANCITLDSCKELYLSPIYVNGNVEKEGIISSRLDLSKDVAYDQAENSKLSSPKTPSLSESKVSSPCSTQSHTSNYDKSVSMTTYSSHASIDILDMKEVFRNDSSRKLLEACTASWLSSRSLLPGNFVIVPVLSGFCVFQVVGSKRNFPNSEILSSMNHDFHAQDSDLGREMISAFSIDRGTKIHLLPENPLVETSVRGSLVHPELGQGYDNSNTEVNFSKLGGLSKEFAVLKDIIVSSAVQATVASLGLRPTKGVLLHGPPGTGKTTLARVCTHGAGVNMFSVNGPEIISQYHGETEQALHEVFDKASQASPAVVFIDELDAIAPTRKDGGDELSQRMVATLLNLMDGTSRTDGILVIAATNRPDSIEPALRRPGRLDREIEIGVPSPRQRHEILLVLLSEMEHSLLEKDIHNLAMATHGFVGADLAALCNEAALVRLRQYVKLTISHGDSDFEFSTVALGSVCQTSSQSQDFPLGSDLGATHTFPDSVKGNLEAAFSCTLETQHSSEFMDGIGVNRTSVLKDILRVTPEDFEKARVRVRPSAMREVILEVPKVGWEDVGGQMEVKMQLMEAVQWPQKHGDAFQRIGTRPPSGILLFGPPGCSKTLLARAVASEAGLNFLAVKGPELFSKWVGESEKAVRTLFAKARANAPSIIFFDEIDGLAIIRGKESDGVSVGDRVISQLLVELDGLQQRGSVTVIAATNRPDKIDPALLRPGRFDRLLYVGPPNRKDREDIFRVHLHRMPCSSDVDISELAVLTEGCTGADISLICREAAIKAIEENLSASEITMEHLKVGIQQVQPSDVQMYEKLSGKFQRLVNSTANENDLECEPCSSKSSHIALWARLKSAMLFLFRLPWFLLQPGSS from the exons ATGCCttccaagaaaaagaactCGAAGACACCTTCAAGACCACCCTCCATTGCCCATCAGGACACCGACTTCTCCTCATCTTCCCTAGTTTCTTCTTCAACCCCCACCCACCAACACCTCTCCTCCTCCCTCCATGAAGCTGCTTCACCCAAATTCCCAGCTCTCATTTCTGGAACCGCTTTCATTGGCTTGGTTGTGGACGACGCCATTCCAGAATCTAGAGGATGCAAGATTTGGCTTTCGGAGTCTGCCAtgctttcttcttcaattcccCCCGGTTCCCTTGTCTCG GTCTCACTTTCTTCTTTGGGCAAAGTTCGGAGCGGCTTTCCTTTGAGCACACTGTCAGATGAATGCGCAAGACACTTTGGTTTTGACTTGGCAGATACTTTGGCAGATGAAGCTGGAAATTTCTTCGCACTGGCAACTGTATTCCCTTCTTGTAAG gttttgaaaaatggGGTGCGCTTGTCTTCAAACCTTTCATATACTCTGGGTTGTCCATCTTCTGGCAGGGTCATTTTTGTTCATCCTGTTAACTATTATCCCTCTAGTGAGAATGGAAATGTCAAGCGATGTGGCCTTGGAGCTAATTGTATCACATTAGACAGCTGCAAGGAGTTATATCTATCTCCAATTTATGTGAATGGTAATGTTGAAAAGGAGGGTATCATCTCATCTCGTCTTGACCTATCCAAGGACGTAGCATATGATCAGGCCGAAAATAGCAAACTTTCATCCCCAAAGACACCATCTCTGTCAGAGTCTAAAGTTAGCTCCCCTTGTTCAACACAGTCTCACACGTCAAATTATGACAAGTCAGTATCAATGACGACTTACTCGTCTCATGCATCTATCGACATACTTGACATGAAGGAAGTTTTCAGAAATGATTCCTCGAGGAAACTTCTAGAAGCGTGCACTGCATCCTGGTTAAGTTCACGAAGTTTACTTCCTGGCAATTTTGTTATTGTCCCAGTTCTTTCAGGATTTTGTGTTTTCCAAGTTGTAGGTTCCAAAAGGAATTTTCCAAATAGTGAAATCTTGAGTAGTATGAATCATGATTTCCATGCTCAAGATTCAGACTTAGGGCGGGAGATGATATCTGCTTTTTCTATAGATCGAGgaacaaaaattcatttgcTTCCAGAAAATCCTTTAGTTGAAACTTCAGTGAGAGGCTCTTTGGTGCATCCAGAACTTGGACAAGGGTATGATAACAGTAACACAGAAGTCAACTTTTCAAAGTTGGGAGGCCTTTCTAAAGAATTTGCtgttttaaaagatattatagTTTCATCAGCAGTACAAGCTACAGTGGCAAG CTTGGGTCTACGGCCTACAAAGGGAGTGCTTCTTCATGGGCCACCAGGGACAGGAAAGACTACTTTGGCTCGAGTTTGCACTCATGGTGCTGGTGTTAACATGTTTTCAGTGAATGGACCTGAAATTATTAGTCAATACCATGGAGAAACTGAACAAGCATTGCATGAGGTGTTCGATAAAGCTAGCCAGGCCTCACCTGCTGTG GTTTTCATAGATGAGTTGGATGCCATTGCACCTACACGTAAAGATGGAGGAGACGAACTATCTCAAAGAATGGTTGCCACACTCTTGAATTTGATGGATGGAACTAGTAGAACGGATGGAATACTAGTTATTGCAGCAACAAACCGACCTGATAGTATTGAGCCTGCACTTAGAAGACCTGGAAGGCTTGACAGAGAAATAGAAATAG GTGTACCATCTCCTAGACAACGGCATGAAATATTGCTTGTGCTTCTCAGTGAAATGGAGcattcacttttggaaaagGATATTCATAATCTTGCAATGGCCACACATGGTTTTGTTGGAGCTGATTTAGCTGCTCTCTGCAATGAGGCAGCTTTGGTTCGTCTTCGGCAATATGTTAAATTGACTATCAGTCATGGTGATtcagattttgaattttcaactgTTGCACTTGGTTCAGTTTGCCAAACATCAAGTCAGTCACAAGATTTTCCATTGGGCAGTGATCTGGGTGCCACTCATACTTTTCCAGATTCAGTGAAAGGTAATTTGGAGGCTGCTTTTTCCTGCACTTTGGAAACTCAGCACTCATCAGAGTTTATGGATGGGATTGGAGTAAACAGGACTTCTGTTCTAAAGGACATCTTAAGAGTTACTCCAGAAGATTTTGAGAAGGCTAGAGTTAGAGTAAGGCCAAGTGCCATGAGAGAG GTAATCCTTGAAGTTCCTAAAGTTGGCTGGGAAGATGTTGGTGGTCAGATGGAGGTTAAGATGCAATTGATGGAAGCTGTGCAATGGCCTCAAAAACACGGGGATGCTTTCCAGCGCATTGGAACTCGTCCCCCTAGCGGAATATTGTTGTTTGGTCCTCCAGGATGCAGCAAAACTCTTTTGGCTCGTGCTGTAGCTTCTGAAGCAGGGTTGAATTTTCTTGCAGTGAAGGGCCCTGAGCTGTTCAGCAAATGGGTTGGTGAATCTGAAAAGGCCGTGCGTACTTTGTTCGCGAAGGCAAGGGCAAATGCTCCTtcgattatattttttgatgaaattgatgGTCTTGCTATAATTCGTGGAAAAGAAAGTGATGGAGTTTCAGTTGGTGATCGAGTTATAAGTCAGCTACTTGTCGAATTGGATG GTTTGCAACAAAGAGGTAGTGTCACTGTCATTGCTGCTACAAATCGGCCAGATAAAATCGATCCTGCTCTGCTCAGACCAG GACGTTTTGATCGATTGCTTTATGTGGGACCACCAAACAGAAAAGACCGCGAAGATATATTTCGTGTCCATTTGCACCGCATGCCATGTAGTTCAGATGTTGACATCAGTGAGCTTGCTGTTCTTACTGAAGGCTGTACGGGTGCTGATATATCACTTATCTGTCGTGAAGCAGCAATTAAGGCTATCGAA GAAAACCTATCTGCCTCAGAGATCACAATGGAACACTTGAAAGTCGGTATTCAGCAAGTACAGCCATCTGATGTTCAGATGTATGAGAAGCTATCGGGAAAGTTCCAGAGACTCGTTAATTCAACTGCTAATGAGAATGATTTGGAATGTGAACCTTGCTCCAGCAAATCAAGTCATATAGCTCTTTG GGCCAGATTAAAATCTGCTATGCTGTTTCTTTTCCGACTCCCATGGTTCCTTTTGCAACCAGGTTCTTCTTGA
- the LOC105155820 gene encoding calmodulin-interacting protein 111 isoform X3: MNAQDTLVLTWQILWQMKLEISSHWQLYSLLVRVIFVHPVNYYPSSENGNVKRCGLGANCITLDSCKELYLSPIYVNGNVEKEGIISSRLDLSKDVAYDQAENSKLSSPKTPSLSESKVSSPCSTQSHTSNYDKSVSMTTYSSHASIDILDMKEVFRNDSSRKLLEACTASWLSSRSLLPGNFVIVPVLSGFCVFQVVGSKRNFPNSEILSSMNHDFHAQDSDLGREMISAFSIDRGTKIHLLPENPLVETSVRGSLVHPELGQGYDNSNTEVNFSKLGGLSKEFAVLKDIIVSSAVQATVASLGLRPTKGVLLHGPPGTGKTTLARVCTHGAGVNMFSVNGPEIISQYHGETEQALHEVFDKASQASPAVVFIDELDAIAPTRKDGGDELSQRMVATLLNLMDGTSRTDGILVIAATNRPDSIEPALRRPGRLDREIEIGVPSPRQRHEILLVLLSEMEHSLLEKDIHNLAMATHGFVGADLAALCNEAALVRLRQYVKLTISHGDSDFEFSTVALGSVCQTSSQSQDFPLGSDLGATHTFPDSVKGNLEAAFSCTLETQHSSEFMDGIGVNRTSVLKDILRVTPEDFEKARVRVRPSAMREVILEVPKVGWEDVGGQMEVKMQLMEAVQWPQKHGDAFQRIGTRPPSGILLFGPPGCSKTLLARAVASEAGLNFLAVKGPELFSKWVGESEKAVRTLFAKARANAPSIIFFDEIDGLAIIRGKESDGVSVGDRVISQLLVELDGLQQRGSVTVIAATNRPDKIDPALLRPGRFDRLLYVGPPNRKDREDIFRVHLHRMPCSSDVDISELAVLTEGCTGADISLICREAAIKAIEENLSASEITMEHLKVGIQQVQPSDVQMYEKLSGKFQRLVNSTANENDLECEPCSSKSSHIALWARLKSAMLFLFRLPWFLLQPGSS, encoded by the exons ATGAATGCGCAAGACACTTTGGTTTTGACTTGGCAGATACTTTGGCAGATGAAGCTGGAAATTTCTTCGCACTGGCAACTGTATTCCCTTCTTGTAAG GGTCATTTTTGTTCATCCTGTTAACTATTATCCCTCTAGTGAGAATGGAAATGTCAAGCGATGTGGCCTTGGAGCTAATTGTATCACATTAGACAGCTGCAAGGAGTTATATCTATCTCCAATTTATGTGAATGGTAATGTTGAAAAGGAGGGTATCATCTCATCTCGTCTTGACCTATCCAAGGACGTAGCATATGATCAGGCCGAAAATAGCAAACTTTCATCCCCAAAGACACCATCTCTGTCAGAGTCTAAAGTTAGCTCCCCTTGTTCAACACAGTCTCACACGTCAAATTATGACAAGTCAGTATCAATGACGACTTACTCGTCTCATGCATCTATCGACATACTTGACATGAAGGAAGTTTTCAGAAATGATTCCTCGAGGAAACTTCTAGAAGCGTGCACTGCATCCTGGTTAAGTTCACGAAGTTTACTTCCTGGCAATTTTGTTATTGTCCCAGTTCTTTCAGGATTTTGTGTTTTCCAAGTTGTAGGTTCCAAAAGGAATTTTCCAAATAGTGAAATCTTGAGTAGTATGAATCATGATTTCCATGCTCAAGATTCAGACTTAGGGCGGGAGATGATATCTGCTTTTTCTATAGATCGAGgaacaaaaattcatttgcTTCCAGAAAATCCTTTAGTTGAAACTTCAGTGAGAGGCTCTTTGGTGCATCCAGAACTTGGACAAGGGTATGATAACAGTAACACAGAAGTCAACTTTTCAAAGTTGGGAGGCCTTTCTAAAGAATTTGCtgttttaaaagatattatagTTTCATCAGCAGTACAAGCTACAGTGGCAAG CTTGGGTCTACGGCCTACAAAGGGAGTGCTTCTTCATGGGCCACCAGGGACAGGAAAGACTACTTTGGCTCGAGTTTGCACTCATGGTGCTGGTGTTAACATGTTTTCAGTGAATGGACCTGAAATTATTAGTCAATACCATGGAGAAACTGAACAAGCATTGCATGAGGTGTTCGATAAAGCTAGCCAGGCCTCACCTGCTGTG GTTTTCATAGATGAGTTGGATGCCATTGCACCTACACGTAAAGATGGAGGAGACGAACTATCTCAAAGAATGGTTGCCACACTCTTGAATTTGATGGATGGAACTAGTAGAACGGATGGAATACTAGTTATTGCAGCAACAAACCGACCTGATAGTATTGAGCCTGCACTTAGAAGACCTGGAAGGCTTGACAGAGAAATAGAAATAG GTGTACCATCTCCTAGACAACGGCATGAAATATTGCTTGTGCTTCTCAGTGAAATGGAGcattcacttttggaaaagGATATTCATAATCTTGCAATGGCCACACATGGTTTTGTTGGAGCTGATTTAGCTGCTCTCTGCAATGAGGCAGCTTTGGTTCGTCTTCGGCAATATGTTAAATTGACTATCAGTCATGGTGATtcagattttgaattttcaactgTTGCACTTGGTTCAGTTTGCCAAACATCAAGTCAGTCACAAGATTTTCCATTGGGCAGTGATCTGGGTGCCACTCATACTTTTCCAGATTCAGTGAAAGGTAATTTGGAGGCTGCTTTTTCCTGCACTTTGGAAACTCAGCACTCATCAGAGTTTATGGATGGGATTGGAGTAAACAGGACTTCTGTTCTAAAGGACATCTTAAGAGTTACTCCAGAAGATTTTGAGAAGGCTAGAGTTAGAGTAAGGCCAAGTGCCATGAGAGAG GTAATCCTTGAAGTTCCTAAAGTTGGCTGGGAAGATGTTGGTGGTCAGATGGAGGTTAAGATGCAATTGATGGAAGCTGTGCAATGGCCTCAAAAACACGGGGATGCTTTCCAGCGCATTGGAACTCGTCCCCCTAGCGGAATATTGTTGTTTGGTCCTCCAGGATGCAGCAAAACTCTTTTGGCTCGTGCTGTAGCTTCTGAAGCAGGGTTGAATTTTCTTGCAGTGAAGGGCCCTGAGCTGTTCAGCAAATGGGTTGGTGAATCTGAAAAGGCCGTGCGTACTTTGTTCGCGAAGGCAAGGGCAAATGCTCCTtcgattatattttttgatgaaattgatgGTCTTGCTATAATTCGTGGAAAAGAAAGTGATGGAGTTTCAGTTGGTGATCGAGTTATAAGTCAGCTACTTGTCGAATTGGATG GTTTGCAACAAAGAGGTAGTGTCACTGTCATTGCTGCTACAAATCGGCCAGATAAAATCGATCCTGCTCTGCTCAGACCAG GACGTTTTGATCGATTGCTTTATGTGGGACCACCAAACAGAAAAGACCGCGAAGATATATTTCGTGTCCATTTGCACCGCATGCCATGTAGTTCAGATGTTGACATCAGTGAGCTTGCTGTTCTTACTGAAGGCTGTACGGGTGCTGATATATCACTTATCTGTCGTGAAGCAGCAATTAAGGCTATCGAA GAAAACCTATCTGCCTCAGAGATCACAATGGAACACTTGAAAGTCGGTATTCAGCAAGTACAGCCATCTGATGTTCAGATGTATGAGAAGCTATCGGGAAAGTTCCAGAGACTCGTTAATTCAACTGCTAATGAGAATGATTTGGAATGTGAACCTTGCTCCAGCAAATCAAGTCATATAGCTCTTTG GGCCAGATTAAAATCTGCTATGCTGTTTCTTTTCCGACTCCCATGGTTCCTTTTGCAACCAGGTTCTTCTTGA
- the LOC105155819 gene encoding transcription factor PCL1 has translation MREEDSNWFSKWEDELPPPEELMPLSQSLITPDLALAFNIPSAHHQTPPPPPSHPPQSTALSSQPNSSAEFDSPELSGAGGGGGGGSGAAGSDEPARTLKRPRLVWTPQLHKRFVDAVAHLGIKNAVPKTIMQLMSVDGLTRENVASHLQKYRLYLKRMQGISNNGGAGNNSPAALSASGMDPATDHLFATSPVPAHFLHPGRPNSEHFLPFVPVAAMQHHHQMPVVGPGQHHHQQLQQQFRHFGSSPPNGQFENPFMRQSQPQVQRIGTPVHSSNGSGVPPAFGEDLESATATNGRKVLTLFPTGDD, from the coding sequence atgagGGAAGAGGATTCCAATTGGTTTTCCAAATGGGAGGATGAATTGCCGCCGCCGGAGGAGCTGATGCCCTTATCCCAATCCCTAATAACTCCTGATCTAGCTTTAGCTTTCAATATCCCAAGCGCCCACCACCAaacgccgccgccgccgccgtcACATCCGCCGCAGTCCACAGCCCTCTCTTCCCAACCCAACTCCTCCGCAGAATTCGACTCGCCGGAGCTGAGTGGCGCCGGTGGAGGAGGTGGCGGAGGCAGTGGTGCCGCTGGGTCGGACGAGCCTGCGCGGACGCTCAAGCGTCCCCGCCTTGTGTGGACGCCGCAGCTCCACAAGAGGTTTGTGGACGCAGTAGCCCATTTAGGGATCAAGAATGCTGTTCCGAAGACGATAATGCAGCTAATGAGCGTGGATGGGCTTACTAGAGAGAATGTTGCTAGCCATTTGCAAAAATACCGGCTTTATTTGAAGCGAATGCAGGGTATTTCGAATAACGGCGGCGCCGGCAACAATAGCCCGGCGGCGTTGTCTGCTTCCGGTATGGACCCCGCCACAGACCATTTGTTCGCCACTTCACCTGTGCCAGCCCATTTTCTGCATCCGGGCCGGCCAAATTCGGAGCATTTCTTGCCATTTGTGCCCGTGGCTGCAATGCAGCATCACCACCAGATGCCGGTGGTGGGGCCGGGGCAGCACCACCACCAGCAGCTGCAGCAGCAGTTTAGGCATTTTGGGAGCTCCCCTCCAAATGGGCAGTTTGAAAATCCCTTTATGAGGCAGTCACAGCCACAGGTCCAGAGGATTGGGACACCGGTGCATAGTAGTAATGGCTCTGGGGTTCCGCCTGCGTTTGGCGAAGATTTGGAATCGGCTACTGCCACCAACGGAAGAAAAGTTCTCACCCTTTTTCCAACAGGGGATGATTGA
- the LOC105155820 gene encoding calmodulin-interacting protein 111 isoform X2, which yields MQDLAFGVCHAFFFNSPRFPCLVRSGFPLSTLSDECARHFGFDLADTLADEAGNFFALATVFPSCKVLKNGVRLSSNLSYTLGCPSSGRVIFVHPVNYYPSSENGNVKRCGLGANCITLDSCKELYLSPIYVNGNVEKEGIISSRLDLSKDVAYDQAENSKLSSPKTPSLSESKVSSPCSTQSHTSNYDKSVSMTTYSSHASIDILDMKEVFRNDSSRKLLEACTASWLSSRSLLPGNFVIVPVLSGFCVFQVVGSKRNFPNSEILSSMNHDFHAQDSDLGREMISAFSIDRGTKIHLLPENPLVETSVRGSLVHPELGQGYDNSNTEVNFSKLGGLSKEFAVLKDIIVSSAVQATVASLGLRPTKGVLLHGPPGTGKTTLARVCTHGAGVNMFSVNGPEIISQYHGETEQALHEVFDKASQASPAVVFIDELDAIAPTRKDGGDELSQRMVATLLNLMDGTSRTDGILVIAATNRPDSIEPALRRPGRLDREIEIGVPSPRQRHEILLVLLSEMEHSLLEKDIHNLAMATHGFVGADLAALCNEAALVRLRQYVKLTISHGDSDFEFSTVALGSVCQTSSQSQDFPLGSDLGATHTFPDSVKGNLEAAFSCTLETQHSSEFMDGIGVNRTSVLKDILRVTPEDFEKARVRVRPSAMREVILEVPKVGWEDVGGQMEVKMQLMEAVQWPQKHGDAFQRIGTRPPSGILLFGPPGCSKTLLARAVASEAGLNFLAVKGPELFSKWVGESEKAVRTLFAKARANAPSIIFFDEIDGLAIIRGKESDGVSVGDRVISQLLVELDGLQQRGSVTVIAATNRPDKIDPALLRPGRFDRLLYVGPPNRKDREDIFRVHLHRMPCSSDVDISELAVLTEGCTGADISLICREAAIKAIEENLSASEITMEHLKVGIQQVQPSDVQMYEKLSGKFQRLVNSTANENDLECEPCSSKSSHIALWARLKSAMLFLFRLPWFLLQPGSS from the exons ATGCAAGATTTGGCTTTCGGAGTCTGCCAtgctttcttcttcaattcccCCCGGTTCCCTTGTCTCG TTCGGAGCGGCTTTCCTTTGAGCACACTGTCAGATGAATGCGCAAGACACTTTGGTTTTGACTTGGCAGATACTTTGGCAGATGAAGCTGGAAATTTCTTCGCACTGGCAACTGTATTCCCTTCTTGTAAG gttttgaaaaatggGGTGCGCTTGTCTTCAAACCTTTCATATACTCTGGGTTGTCCATCTTCTGGCAGGGTCATTTTTGTTCATCCTGTTAACTATTATCCCTCTAGTGAGAATGGAAATGTCAAGCGATGTGGCCTTGGAGCTAATTGTATCACATTAGACAGCTGCAAGGAGTTATATCTATCTCCAATTTATGTGAATGGTAATGTTGAAAAGGAGGGTATCATCTCATCTCGTCTTGACCTATCCAAGGACGTAGCATATGATCAGGCCGAAAATAGCAAACTTTCATCCCCAAAGACACCATCTCTGTCAGAGTCTAAAGTTAGCTCCCCTTGTTCAACACAGTCTCACACGTCAAATTATGACAAGTCAGTATCAATGACGACTTACTCGTCTCATGCATCTATCGACATACTTGACATGAAGGAAGTTTTCAGAAATGATTCCTCGAGGAAACTTCTAGAAGCGTGCACTGCATCCTGGTTAAGTTCACGAAGTTTACTTCCTGGCAATTTTGTTATTGTCCCAGTTCTTTCAGGATTTTGTGTTTTCCAAGTTGTAGGTTCCAAAAGGAATTTTCCAAATAGTGAAATCTTGAGTAGTATGAATCATGATTTCCATGCTCAAGATTCAGACTTAGGGCGGGAGATGATATCTGCTTTTTCTATAGATCGAGgaacaaaaattcatttgcTTCCAGAAAATCCTTTAGTTGAAACTTCAGTGAGAGGCTCTTTGGTGCATCCAGAACTTGGACAAGGGTATGATAACAGTAACACAGAAGTCAACTTTTCAAAGTTGGGAGGCCTTTCTAAAGAATTTGCtgttttaaaagatattatagTTTCATCAGCAGTACAAGCTACAGTGGCAAG CTTGGGTCTACGGCCTACAAAGGGAGTGCTTCTTCATGGGCCACCAGGGACAGGAAAGACTACTTTGGCTCGAGTTTGCACTCATGGTGCTGGTGTTAACATGTTTTCAGTGAATGGACCTGAAATTATTAGTCAATACCATGGAGAAACTGAACAAGCATTGCATGAGGTGTTCGATAAAGCTAGCCAGGCCTCACCTGCTGTG GTTTTCATAGATGAGTTGGATGCCATTGCACCTACACGTAAAGATGGAGGAGACGAACTATCTCAAAGAATGGTTGCCACACTCTTGAATTTGATGGATGGAACTAGTAGAACGGATGGAATACTAGTTATTGCAGCAACAAACCGACCTGATAGTATTGAGCCTGCACTTAGAAGACCTGGAAGGCTTGACAGAGAAATAGAAATAG GTGTACCATCTCCTAGACAACGGCATGAAATATTGCTTGTGCTTCTCAGTGAAATGGAGcattcacttttggaaaagGATATTCATAATCTTGCAATGGCCACACATGGTTTTGTTGGAGCTGATTTAGCTGCTCTCTGCAATGAGGCAGCTTTGGTTCGTCTTCGGCAATATGTTAAATTGACTATCAGTCATGGTGATtcagattttgaattttcaactgTTGCACTTGGTTCAGTTTGCCAAACATCAAGTCAGTCACAAGATTTTCCATTGGGCAGTGATCTGGGTGCCACTCATACTTTTCCAGATTCAGTGAAAGGTAATTTGGAGGCTGCTTTTTCCTGCACTTTGGAAACTCAGCACTCATCAGAGTTTATGGATGGGATTGGAGTAAACAGGACTTCTGTTCTAAAGGACATCTTAAGAGTTACTCCAGAAGATTTTGAGAAGGCTAGAGTTAGAGTAAGGCCAAGTGCCATGAGAGAG GTAATCCTTGAAGTTCCTAAAGTTGGCTGGGAAGATGTTGGTGGTCAGATGGAGGTTAAGATGCAATTGATGGAAGCTGTGCAATGGCCTCAAAAACACGGGGATGCTTTCCAGCGCATTGGAACTCGTCCCCCTAGCGGAATATTGTTGTTTGGTCCTCCAGGATGCAGCAAAACTCTTTTGGCTCGTGCTGTAGCTTCTGAAGCAGGGTTGAATTTTCTTGCAGTGAAGGGCCCTGAGCTGTTCAGCAAATGGGTTGGTGAATCTGAAAAGGCCGTGCGTACTTTGTTCGCGAAGGCAAGGGCAAATGCTCCTtcgattatattttttgatgaaattgatgGTCTTGCTATAATTCGTGGAAAAGAAAGTGATGGAGTTTCAGTTGGTGATCGAGTTATAAGTCAGCTACTTGTCGAATTGGATG GTTTGCAACAAAGAGGTAGTGTCACTGTCATTGCTGCTACAAATCGGCCAGATAAAATCGATCCTGCTCTGCTCAGACCAG GACGTTTTGATCGATTGCTTTATGTGGGACCACCAAACAGAAAAGACCGCGAAGATATATTTCGTGTCCATTTGCACCGCATGCCATGTAGTTCAGATGTTGACATCAGTGAGCTTGCTGTTCTTACTGAAGGCTGTACGGGTGCTGATATATCACTTATCTGTCGTGAAGCAGCAATTAAGGCTATCGAA GAAAACCTATCTGCCTCAGAGATCACAATGGAACACTTGAAAGTCGGTATTCAGCAAGTACAGCCATCTGATGTTCAGATGTATGAGAAGCTATCGGGAAAGTTCCAGAGACTCGTTAATTCAACTGCTAATGAGAATGATTTGGAATGTGAACCTTGCTCCAGCAAATCAAGTCATATAGCTCTTTG GGCCAGATTAAAATCTGCTATGCTGTTTCTTTTCCGACTCCCATGGTTCCTTTTGCAACCAGGTTCTTCTTGA